AAGCCGCGGCGCACCCAGCTCTTCACCGTGCCCAGGGGCTGGGTCAGGTGCTCGGCCACCTCGGCATGGCTGAAGCCCTGGTAATAGGCCAGCGCCAGGCTGGAGCGTTGCTCGCCGCTGAGCCCCTGCATGCAGCGCTCCAGCGCATGCGAGCGCGTGGCCTGCTCCAGCAGATCCAGCGGGCCGGCCTGCTCCGAGGCCAGCTTCTCCAGCAGATCCTCTGCTTCGTCGCCCTCATCGCCCGTGCCCGGGCTGCCGTAGCGGCTCACGGTGGCGGGCTCGGTGGCGCGGCGGCGCAGGCTGTCGATGGCGCGGTTGCGCGCGATGCTGGTGAGCCAGGTGAGCGGCTGGCTTTGCTGGGCCTGGTAGCCCGCGGCTGCGCGCCAGATGTTCACATAGACCTCCTGCAACACCTCCTCGGCCTGGCCGCGGTCGCTGTTGACGCGCAGCACCACGCCAAACAGCGGGCCGCTGGTGGCGCGGTAGAGGGCCTCGAAGGCGGCGCGGTCGCCCAGGGCGATGCGGGCAAGCAGGGCGGCAAGCTCCTGGCTGCGTGCGGTGGGGGTGGTGGTGCTCATGGAATGGGCTACGCAGGCCGGCGCCGCTTGGATGCAAGCCCGACCAATGCGCAGGGTGGGCTGCGTCCGCTCGGGCAGCGCCGGCGTAAAGGCCTGCAGTGGGCGAAGCAGTCGCTCACCCCATCAAGGAGACCCAGATGCAACAAGCACTTCCCACCCTGCGTTTGCTGAGCTTCAGCGCCGCCATGCTGGCCGCCACCGCGGCCCTGGCCTCCAGCCACCGCGAGGCGCCCTTCATCACCACCGTGCCCAAGGTGGATGCCAGCGACTTCTATATGTTCATGAGCTATGAACAGGGCCGTGGCGACTACGTGACCCTGATCGCCAACTACCTGCCGCTGCAGGATGCCTATGGTGGCCCCAACTATTTCTCGCTCGACCCGAACGCGCTCTACGAGATCCATCTCGACACCAATGGCGATGCCAAGGAAGACCTGACCTTCCAGTTCCGCTTCAAGAACAAGCTCAACAGCATTGCGCTCGCCATCGGCGACAAGAACGTGCCCATCCCCTTGATACAGGCAGGCGCCATCAGCGAGCCGCGTGCCGCGGCGCTGAACGTGAACGAGAGCTACACCCTGGACATCGTGCGTGGCGACCGCCGCAGCGGCCAGCGCCAGTCCGTCACCAATGCCAGCAATGGCGCGGCCAGCTTCGACAAGCCGGTGGACAACATCGGCAAGAAGACCATCGCCAACTACGAGGCCTATGCGGCCAAGCACATCTACCCCGTCAACATCCCCGGCTGCGCCATGCCCGGCAAGGTCTTCGTGGGCCAGCGCAAGGATCCCTTCGCCGTCAACCTCGGCACCATCTTTGACCTGGTGAACGCGCCGGTCTCGGTGATCACCGATCCGACCCTGATCGGCGCCGTGCCCAACCAGCTGGACGACAAGAACGTCACCACCCTGGCCCTGGAAGTGCACAAGAGCTGCCTGGCCAGCGCCAACGAGCCGGTGATCGGCGGCTGGACCACCGCCAGCCTGCGCCAGGCACGCGTGCTCGACCCATCGCCCAAGCCCGGCCACCAGAACACCGACAAGGCCGGTGGCGCCTGGGTGCAGGTCTCGCGGCTGGGCATGCCCCTGGTGAACGAGGTGGTGATCGGCCTGCCGGACAAGGACCGCTTCAACAGCTCCAAGCCCAAGGATGACGCGCAGTTCGCCAATTACGTCACCAACCCGACCCTGCCGGCCCTGATCGAGACGGTGCTGTCCATTCCCGGCACGGCGCCCAAGAACCTGCCGCGTACCGATCTGGTGACGGCCTTCCTCACCGGCATCAAAGGCGTGAACCAGCCCGCCCATGTGGTGGCCTCGGAGATGCTGCGCCTCAACACCAATATCGCGCCGGTGCCGTTTGCGCAGCAGAACCGGCTGGGCATCGTCGGCAACATCCTGGCCGGCGGCAAGGACAACGCCGGCTTCCCGAACGGCCGCCGCCCCAAGGACGATGTGGTGGACGTGGCCCTGGTGGCGGTGATGGGTGGGCTTTGCATGGCCAACGGCGACAACGATGCGCTCGGCTTCGGCGCCAGCTGCAAGCCCGCCAACGTGCCGCTGGGCGCCACCTCGCTGAAGCTGCACGACGCGGTGGACCAGGCCACGGTGCCGTTGCTGGGCAGCTTCCCTTACCTCTACACGCCCGTTGGCGGCACCAACTGAGGAGGGCGCCATGAAGCAGCAATCCATTCACGTCCTGGCCCTGCTCGCCAGCGGCCTGCTGGCCGCCTGCGGCGGCAGCGACGAAGCGGCAGCACCCCCGCCCCCACCGGTGCTGCTCACCGAGGTGCCTGAGAGCGCACTGGCCTCCCCTGGCGCCTACACCCAGTTCACGCTGGGCCAGAGCCAGGCGGCGAGCGAGAGCGATGAGCCGCTGACGGCCGACAAGCTGAGCATGCCGCCCGCCAGCGAAAGCGACGAACCCCTCGCGGTCAGCTGAGGTGGCGATGCGCAGACTGCCGAGCCTCCTCGTCCTGCTGCTGCTTTTCAGTCTGCGCGGCCTGGCCAGCCCCTATACGCCGCAGGCGGATGAGGAGGTGCTGGAGCAGTTGCCGCGGCGCCTGGCGGCCGTGCCACGCCAGGGCCTGGCGCTGCCGCAGGCGCTGGGCCTGGCGCAGGCGGCCTTGCAGCGTGCGCGGCAGGAGGGCGACCCGCGCGAACTGGGCCGGGCCCAGGCGCTGCTGGCACCCTGGTGGCACCTGCCCGCGCCGCCGCCGGCGGTGCGCCTGCTGCGTGCCAGCATGCTGCAGACCCAACATCGCTTCGATGCCGCCCTGCAGGATCTGGATGCGCTGCTGGCGGGTGCTTCCACGCCGCTGGCGCTGCGCGCCCAGGCCGAGCTGACGCGCGCCGCCCTGCTGCAGCTGCGCGGCCGCTGGCCCGAGGCGCGCAGCGCCTGCACGCGCCTGGCCGGGCTCAGCTATGCGGCCCTGGGGGCAGCTGTGCAGGTGCACGGCCGCGTCTGCCTGGCCGAGCTGGACAGCCTGCAGGGCCGCAACGAGAGCGCTGCCGCGGCGCTGGCCCAACTGGCCCGCTACCCGCAGGCGCCCACGGCCTGGATCCTTTTGTTGCGCGCCGAACTGGCCGAGCGCCGTGGCCTGGCCGAAGCGGAGGCGCTGTACCGCCAGGCCCTGCAGGCCGAGCCTTCCATCTACACGCGCGCCGCCCTGGCCGACTGGCTGCTGGCGCGCCGCCGCTGGGCCGAGGCCGCCGCGCTGGTGCTGGCCCACCAGTCCAACCAGGCCGAACAGGCCGAGCTGGTGCGCCTGCCCGATGCCCTGCTGCTGCGCCTGGCGATTGCCTGGCGCGCCGGCGGCGATGCGCGCGCCAGCGAGGCGGCCGCGCAGCTGCAAGAGCGCTTCGAGGCCGCCGCCCTGCGCGGCGACGGCAGCGCCCATGCGCGCGAACGGGCCCGCTACGCCCTCGATGTGCGGCCCGATGCCGGCGCGGCCCTGCAGCAGGCGATCGCCAACTGGGCCCTGCAGCGCGAGCCAGCC
This portion of the Paucibacter sediminis genome encodes:
- a CDS encoding sigma-70 family RNA polymerase sigma factor — translated: MSTTTPTARSQELAALLARIALGDRAAFEALYRATSGPLFGVVLRVNSDRGQAEEVLQEVYVNIWRAAAGYQAQQSQPLTWLTSIARNRAIDSLRRRATEPATVSRYGSPGTGDEGDEAEDLLEKLASEQAGPLDLLEQATRSHALERCMQGLSGEQRSSLALAYYQGFSHAEVAEHLTQPLGTVKSWVRRGLQSLKLCLDRAAGLLGTGTSGESA
- a CDS encoding DUF4331 domain-containing protein, translating into MQQALPTLRLLSFSAAMLAATAALASSHREAPFITTVPKVDASDFYMFMSYEQGRGDYVTLIANYLPLQDAYGGPNYFSLDPNALYEIHLDTNGDAKEDLTFQFRFKNKLNSIALAIGDKNVPIPLIQAGAISEPRAAALNVNESYTLDIVRGDRRSGQRQSVTNASNGAASFDKPVDNIGKKTIANYEAYAAKHIYPVNIPGCAMPGKVFVGQRKDPFAVNLGTIFDLVNAPVSVITDPTLIGAVPNQLDDKNVTTLALEVHKSCLASANEPVIGGWTTASLRQARVLDPSPKPGHQNTDKAGGAWVQVSRLGMPLVNEVVIGLPDKDRFNSSKPKDDAQFANYVTNPTLPALIETVLSIPGTAPKNLPRTDLVTAFLTGIKGVNQPAHVVASEMLRLNTNIAPVPFAQQNRLGIVGNILAGGKDNAGFPNGRRPKDDVVDVALVAVMGGLCMANGDNDALGFGASCKPANVPLGATSLKLHDAVDQATVPLLGSFPYLYTPVGGTN